Below is a genomic region from Neorhodopirellula lusitana.
TGGTTTGTAGCACTCGCATATGTAATGCGATTAACCGTTTCCAGCGAGGCCATTTTTTTTGCCAGCAAACAACACGCCTAAGCTGGACGCTCTCTTTAGCCGATCGCAGCTTATTCCAAGTCACCAGGCCAACTCCAGCTTCATGCTCCCGAGAATATTCAGGTGCTATTCGGGGGAAGGTGTGTGAAATCGGCTAAAGCCTTGACTCCAACGGTTTGGGTGAGAAATAGGTGACCATTTCCGTTTCCATCTTATTGACGGGTTGAGGCGTCCCGCACTATGCGGTGGCGGGATCCATCAAAGGGGGCAGGCCTGAACGGCACGGGCTTAAGCTGCTCTGATCTAGATGTAGTGCCATTTGTGCCATGCACCCACTTTCGCTCGCAACCCGAACCGAAAGCGTTTCGCCACAGCAGTTTAGGCTTTAGCCCGTGCCACTCGTGTCCGGTACCGATTTGGTGATCATTCGCTGCGTTTTTCCTGAAATCCCTGTCATCCAAGTCGATATCGGTACTGGGCGTCTCTCCTTCCCCAAGCAAAGGGGAAAGCTGTGCGTCGATATCTCATCTGCCCACCGACTCCATCCGCAGGCTTCGTCACCGCTTAGGTTTGGCTGCATCTTTCGGCAACCATTTCGCCAAGTCGTCTTTGACGATTTGCAACTCAGGCTTGCCGGCCAAGTTGTTGTACTCATACGGATCATTTTGACTGTCGTACAATTCCTCGTCGCCGTTGGCGTACCGAATGTAGCGATACTGCTCGCTCCGAACCGCATGGTTTTCATATCCGTGGGTGGTGATCGCGGGAAAGTCCCAAGCAGCGTTTGGGTTCTTCAATAACGATGTGATTTCGCGACCTTCCACATGATCGGGAATCGGCACTCCGGCAAGCTTGCAAAGCGTCGGGTAGACCGACATCAAATCCACGGTCCGTTCGCACCGTGTTCCTGACGTGGTCATGCCGGGAACGACCCAGATCATCGGGGTACGTGCCGGTTCTTCCCACAACGCAAATTTGCGCCAGTGTTGCTTTTCGCCGAGCGACCAACCGTGATCGGTCCAAAGAACCAAGATCGTGTTGTCCTTTTGTGGGCTGTTTTCATACGCATCAAGCAACCGCCCCAGGTTCATGTCGGTGTAAGCACACGTCGCCAGGTAAGACTGGATCGCCGCTTTCCAACGTCCAGACTTCAAAAACTTCTTGTGGTCTTTGTCGGCACCAGCCATCCGCAGACCGGCCGGGGGCAAATCATCCAGATCGTTTTCACGGTGTGGCGGAAGTTGAATCGAATCCAGCGGAAAGGCGTCGTAGTACTTTCTCGGTGCAACGAAAGGCAGGTGAGGTTTGTAGAGACCGCAGGCGATGAAGAATGGCTGGCTAGATTCGGAGTTCAGGCGATCGATGCAGTAGTTGGTCGTGTGCCAATCGATCAAGTCATCATCCTTCAAATTCGGATGGACTTTGTCGTTGTGATATCCATCCATTTTTTGAACACCGGGACCATGGGACGACAATCCTTTCTTGGACATGTAATCGGTCCATTCGGAGGGGTGAAAACCCATCGAATGATAAATCTTGCCCGCACCGAAAACCTTGTATCCGGCGTTCAAAAATTGAGCCGCCATGCCATCGCCGGCGGGGTGGTACTTCTTCCACTGATCGCCGTTCTTGTAGCAACCGGTTGTCCAAGGTCGGCGTCCCCCCATCAACGCACATCGAGAGGGTTCACAAGCGGGAACGGCGCAGTAGGCGTTGGTGAACGCCACTCCCATCTTGGCTAGCCGATCGAAGTTGGGCGTTTGGGCTTGAGGATTCCGCCCCATGAACGTCAACCAATGATTAAGGTCATCAACCGCCACCATCAACACATTGGGTTGCTTAGGCTGAGCGTTGACCTGTCCAAACGCCGAATCCGCCAAGGAAGCGAAAACGATGCAGATGACGCAAAAGTGTCTCATTAAAATACCGCGGGGGAGGGAGGGGAGGGCGGAGGTTCGGAACGGCGGGGTAGGTGGTGCGTTCGTCGGGCTGGGTGCGACGTGTTCCAAAGTGGATGCGACCAGAAGCATTGGACCGGCTGAAAGACTGTTAGGCGTCGACTGATCAGGATTCTTCGGACACGAAGCCTGGACGGTGTACGACAAGTTCACCTCGGCGTCCCATCCGCAATGCTTCACGCACCTGCTTGGGCGATGTGATTCGTTGATCGGTAGCGGAACCGGTGGTGCGTTGGCGTTACCGCGTGGAGTGAAAGACGTGCTGCTGAAGGGCTTTAAGTATCGCAACCGATTTCGACGCCGCGAGATGACTGCTCATGGGATGAAGGTGATGGCGGGTCGGCTGACTATACAGATGTGAAAGTTGGTTCGTCACCCGAGGACGCACGCTGCCAATGAACGGTTCGCCAAGTTCTTGGAAAAGAATCTCGATAGTCTGTTCACGTTCCTGCATCATCTCGGCGCTGACGCAACAAACTGGCGTGGCGAACAAGCGATCCGTCCCGCGGTCGTCAATCGAAAAGTGTGGGGCGGCAACCGCACCGAAGTCAGAGCGTTGGCTCGGTCACGAATCATGAGCGTGATGCATACGTGCAAGCAAAGACTGGCCGATCCCTTCGACTTCATCCGCCGTCAACTGACCGCGACGAGCTTGCCCTGCCACTCCCTATCACGGCACAGTAATCAAGCAACCTTATCGAACGGTAAGGGATCTGAACCTTTGATAGGGGTTCGGTTTGTTATGGTTGCATGAAGATAGTTCCGCTGCGTCAATCAGGTCTACTTCTACGATTCGAAATCTGTAGATTTCTTGGGATGACTAGTTCCTTCGGACAATCTCTCGTTCCGATCACTCAACGACTTTCAGCAGACACGATGCTTCTTTCACATAGCGGATCAATACGCTGGCAATGCGTCCTTCTTTTTACGATCGCCTTGGTTCTCGGCTGTGGCGATTCAGAACGCCACACCACAACCGGTGAAGAGCTCAGTGACTACTTGGATCAACATCCCGAACTTGCCGAGACGGTGGAAGATGATGTCGACCCTGCCATGAACCAAAAATAGCGGCTGACTTCGTTCAACTTTGAACTTTTCGACATGGTCAAAGTTCATGCTTCTTACACTCGCGATCAGAATCTCTTACCTACACAAACCGGTGCCCAATGCTTCATTCGATTAGTTGGAAACGACGAACAGCATTTACTCTTGTTGAATTGTTGGTGGTGATCGCCATCATTGGCGTTTTAGTTGGACTATTGCTTCCGGCTGTCCAAGCCGCTCGCGAAGCCGCACGAAGAATGAGTTGCAGCAACAACTTCAAGCAATTGGGTTTGGCGATTCACAACTACCACTCCGCGTATAACAGAATGCCCAAGCACTATGGCGGGACTTACCAAACCATTGCCGGGACAGCTGCAAACACAACTGCGGCGGCAACGGCTTCGGCGGCTGCGGGAACGAACCGGAACGAACTGAGTGTGTTGGTAGGGCTAACGCCATTCATCGAACAGCAAGGTCTTTGGGAACAAATCAGCAACGTCTTTGAGGTCACGGTTGGCTCGAGCCCGGGAACCTATTTCGCACCAATGGGCCCAGACACAAACATGATTCTGTCGGGTCATGCGATCAATCAGTACGACCCGTGGATGACTGAATTGCCGGGACTTCGTTGTCCAAGCGATCCGGGCAGAGGACTGCCAGCGTCTGGCAGAACCAACTATGCCGTTTCATTGGGCGATTCATTCCGTCAAAGTCATGTCGGCCCCGCCAACCAATACGGGGTCGTCAATGAGGACCGATCAATACTCACCAGGCAGTGCTGCCGAGGCGTCTTTGTCCCACGGACGTTTGTCAAGTTTCGTGATATTTTGGACGGCTTGTCCAATTCCATCATGATGGGCGAAATCCGAACGGACCTAGGGGACGGGCACATTACTACGTTCGTTGCCAAGAGCGGTGCCAACCTGCGAACGAATCCCAATGTTGCTTCGGTTTATATTGACCCAGAGCGTCCCCAGTATTGGCTTGAGGGAACGAATGAGGCATCTGGAAGGGCAGACAATCGCCGCGGTTACAAGTGGGCGTCTGGCCGGATGGTTCATACGGCGGTCCATACAATCTTGCCACCGAATCGTCAGTGCAGTACGCATCAAAGCGGTAACGTTGGGGACGAGGGCATGATGACTGTCTCGAGCAACCATCAAGGCGGCGCGCATATCTTAATGGCCGATGGGGCCGTGACTTTCGTGACGGACTCGATCGATGCCGGCAGCAGCACTCACAGTATTGTTCGGCCTTCAGGAAGCGCGGCCGACCCCACGCTCCCCGCAATTCCCGGATCAGCAAGTCCCTTCGGTCTTTGGGGAGCCCTGGGGACACGCGCCAACAGCGAAGTTATCAACGAAGAGTTCTAAGGCATCCTACATTTTTCTGTGCGAATATGACAAAGGTGTCAGGTACGAATGGCATAGAACCGGAAGGTGCCAGCCACCTCCCCGGTTCCTCAGTTGATTGACGAACTGGCTTGGATGCAGTCACAATAAGCGATGAACGCGGAGTGGCGTCCATCGCGTTTTCATGATGGAAGATCAGCTGCGGCCACCCAGTTATTGCCACCGTTCGGTCTGTGCTTTCAATGAACCCGTTCCGTTCTCCGGCACCGCTTGCTGACAGTCCTCTGGTCCTCGAAGACTATGGTTACGACGCCTGCCCAGTCTGCCGGAGCGATCTTCACGCTCGATCAATTCTGCTAAAGAATAAAGCCGTTTGCCCGCGCTGCCACGCCCCTGCAGCGTTCGCGTTTGACCATAGGAGGCTGCTGATCTTCGTTGGCAGTTTCGTAATATACTGTTTGGGATGCAGTGCGTCTTACTTCATCGCAACCAGGGCAGGTTTGGGTTACTGGGGAGTTCCGTGTGCCTTGACGCCGATGGTTTTGTCCTATCCGTTTCGTTGGTGCACTGGTCGGTGCTATCCGGAACAACTTGTACGCCGTGGCTTTACGTCATCAACCGGTGACTTGCAGTTGCTGGCCCTTCGTCGGGCGGATAACCATCCCGATCAAGGAGAGCGGGCCAGTGATTGCGTTGGTCGCTAGAAACCTTTTTAGGGCCCGCCTTTTGATCGGCTGTGTTACCAATCACTTGCCTGGAAGCACGGCGGTGCTACGCATCTTCGGCCTGCGGTGACCGCATGATGATAAGGTGCTTGCGTTGGCTCGGCGGGTTTGATTGCTTCACCGCTTCACTTGCAACTTGCGAGATGCCCGGCTTGTGGAGCAGGTCGTGTCGATCACGCCTTTGCAAAACTGCAGCGAAGTGGGCGCGTCAACGGTTCTTTGGCTGGAGCGTGCCCGCTGGCCAGGCAGAACGTGCAGTCAAATCGCGACCAACTTTATCGGGAATCACCCTGGCGCGGACGGCACGATAGAGCATTTGGGAATCACTGCCCGGAGTCTTCGCAAGAAGTTTGGCGATGACAAGTGTATCGACACATTTAACGCTGGTGATGCCGAGGACTATCGGAAATGGTTGCAGACCAAGGGCAACGAGCGAAAAAAGTACAAAACCGGCCTCGCGATGGGGACTGTACGCCGCCGAATCGGCCGCGTGAAGCCGTTCTTCAATGCGGCGATCAAGCACAAAATCATCGTTGAAAATCCGTTTGCCGGTGAAGCATCGGCATCGACTGGCAACCCTGAGAGGCTTGTTATGGTGCCCGCCGATTGGATTGAAAAGTGTATCCGTAAAGCTCTCTGCGAAGACTGGCGGATCATCTTGGCGTTTGCTCGCTACGCTGGGATGCGGAGCCACGAAACTCGAATCCAAAAGTGGGAGGACATCGACCTTGTTAACAACATCATGATGGTTCGAAGCCACAAGACGCCGCCGGTACGTTGTTGCCCGATCTTCCCCGAACTACGTCCGCACTTACTTCGCGCTCGGGAGATGTCCCCAGAGGGTGCCGTGTATGTCCAAACCCGGTACGGTCACGCCGACAACATCTTGACCACGTTGGACAAGATCATCTCCCGAGCGGGTTTGGTTCCGTGGGAGAAGCCCATGCAGAATTTGAGGGCGACACGGGAGACCGAATTGCTGTCCCACTCTCCTGCCAAGGACGTGACCAGCTGGCTTGGTAACTCACCTGACGTTGCGAACAAACACTACGCGATGACTATGCAGGCAAGTTTCGACCGAGCCGTTACCGAGGGTGCCAGGATCGTTGGCGTGACAACGCTGCCGCCGGCATCACCCAAACCGACACCTGATTACCCTAACGACATGTATGCGGACGATGTGGAAGTGGCCAGCGAAACGGCTCCACAGAAAACACCACAAAATCCACCACCGCCGATGCAGGCTAATGGCGGAAATCCCGAGACACGAAAAAAGCCGATTGAAGAAAATCCTGAGTATGACAGGAAGCTCTTCAATCGGCTTTTAGTGTTTCGCTTCAAAGCTACCCCGCTAGGACGGCTGAGAATCAGCGTTTAACACCGCAAAACACGGGGCGAAACGAGATTCTAGGTTCTGGGGTGGGGCGTACGGGTGGGGCAGTCATCGACACGCAACCGCGCACCGAGGCCGTCACCGATCCCGTTTTGACGGAGCTCTGCGGGCTGTGGAAAGGCATCGACGATGCCGGGCGAATCGCGTTGTTGAACGTCGCCCGGTCGATGGGGAATGGCTGCTAGCGGTCTACCGCTGTTACGAAGGCGTATAGGTAGTTGCTCCTTTCTCCGGTCGCTTTGGGGAGACTTTGTGTTGGTACCCCGTCGGGTCCTTTCCAGCGGTTGGGGTGCGAGGGTCGCTTCTCTGCAACGCTTCTCTGATTACAAATTCTGAAAACTGGCTTCGCTTCGCTTTACTAGCGTCGCGAGCTGTGGGCGGGAGTAGCCCAGTTGGGTCCCTCTGCAGCGTTGGTCTGTTTCGCGGTGAATAAAAGCCCGTGGTATCTTAGACACACTCCGGCGCTACAATTGGCGTGGGGGTCAGGGGGAACTTGTATCCAGCCCTCCCCTCTGGGTCCTTCCCGGACTTTTAACGACGACACCCGCGATTCATAGCCCCGGACTTCATAGAGAAAGTACGTCCGTTTAGAGAGCGTGGGGGTTGGGGGAAGGTCTGTTTCCACTTGACCGCCCACCCCGGGGCTTGGGTCCCTCCGGGGGGCGATAGCGAAGGCTTTCCCTTTCCGGTCCCGGTGTTCTCGCATCTGCGCCGGATAAACTGAGACCACCCCCACCCCCCGAAACATGTCGCCGGGCGGGGGTGGGTTGATTCTGAACGTTGCCCGGCCGCGACCTATCGTTGCCCGCTTTCCCCTTCACGTGCAGCAAAATGAATTTTGTGAACGGGGGGCGGTGGAAATCTGTTGCAGATGCGATTTTGGACCGTTGGATTGTCTCTCGCACCAACGATGTCACAATTCGGAGTTTTTGTGATCGGATTCTGTTCAGGCTGAGAAACGGAAGTCAGGCAACGCACCCGTTTGTTCAACTGGGTTGGCAACCGTTTCGGCTAGTGAGACAATCGAGGAGCCGGATTGATCCCCGGCACGAATTGTTGCGGACTGATCCCCGCGACTTTCAAACGGGTAGGCGGGTAGCTCTCGTCGTTGATCCGCTCGAACGCACTGCAACCCTCGTGCATTCGGGCGGGTCATCCCACAAGGGGACGGAACTTTGTCGAAACTTGCTGATTTGTTGAGACCGCACCGAGAAGCCGGGTTTGTTGAGTGGTGTATTGAGTTAGCGGAAAGGGAAAAGCGTTTATCGGCTGACCAGGTTTTGACTGCGGCTGAAAGTTTGCACCGATACTTGGCAGAAGCAATTGTTTTGCTCGAAGCGAAACGAGACGGTCGAAGTCTATCTTCAAAACGCGAAACGATGGCGGGGTTCTCAAAGCTCCTCCGATGCTATCGTGACAGAAAAGGCCTGCTGACCGATCTTGTGGTTGAAGCCGAACAAGCCTGGATAGCGTTAAGTTTCGTCGTTCCTGATGTTGTTTTTGATCAGCTTTATCGTGGTGACGATTGGGCCACGATTGAATCTTGGATGCGGCGTGTTCCAATCCTCTATTGGGATTGGCCCGGAAGTGAAATCCGTGAAATTTACGACACGGAGAAAGCTCGATGGATAGAGGGTTCTTACGGAGACGATTGGCAGGTTGTTTTTGACGTTATCGGTGCTGTGGCTGTAGTGCACCGCACCTTTCACGAATGGTCACACGGATCAGCCTCAACTGACCACGCGTTTCTGCATCACGACAATAGCTTGTCGCGTTTATATGAGCTGGAGCAAGTCTTGTTTCAGGTCTACTCAGAAACGCCAGTTGATAGACACACAGGTGAAAGAACAGTAGCACGTCGAATGTCTCCGAGATAGATTGACGAAGCTGCAACGATCATCGCGAACCGGACTATTGAGAAAGGCCTACGCGTTGCCGGTATCACAGAGTTTGCTCGGGTGATCGGTTGCTCACATAGAGCAAAAGCACTCAAAGAGGCTTGGGAAAAGTGGGGGCCGATGATTGCAGCGGAACCGTACCCCCAGCCAGCCAATGTTGACATTGGAGACTTGCCAAGTGACGGCGAGACAATTGAGCAGCTGGTGAGGGATAGTGAGCGTCAGACGCGAGAAGATTACGGCAAGCCATCGGGGCGAAAGCGGCGGGTTTGAAAGCCGACCGGCGCGCCCGGGCGCGCCTTACTAATGCCGTTGTTTGCGTCTTCATTGCGAATTGCGCGCCCGTTGAATGAATGGTAGACGAACCTTTCATTCATCAACACGGGAAAACGACTATGGACACAGGCAACGCGCCTAAGCTTGTGACATCAGGTGTCATCGCTTCGGAATTGAACGTTCCGCTTCATCGTGTCTTGCGGGTGCTGCGAACGCGGCCCAGCATCTTGCCGACGGCCTATGCCGGGAATGTCCGACTGTATCGCCGCGACACGATCGCTCGCGTGCGGTACGAACTGACAGCAATCGATGCCCGCCGATGCCGTCGGGAGGTGCCAAACAATGGCTGAACTCACAATGAGCGCCGCCGATCTTGACCGGTTGGCTGAACCGATTGCCGAGCGGGTTTGGGAGTTGTTGGCCGATCGAGTCGGCAAACCAGCCGCTGCCGCTGGTCCCGTTGTTGTCGACCGAGAAGCGTTGGCGGGAATGCTTGGCGTATCAACCGCCACCATCGACCGAAGGACGCGAGCGGGTTTGATCCCAAGCATTGGCGACGGCAACACACGTCGTTTCATCGTGACCGATGTTTTGGACGCGATGAAACGCCAAGCATTGCGAGAAGTCGCAACGGTGAAGCCGCCACGGGTTGCCGACGCGACATCCACGCAGCCCAACAACGAAGCAGCGGGGGCCGCGTCATGCCGAACATGAACACGCCCCCCGCCGCGTCTGGACAACGCCACGATACGCCACCCCAACCAAACGGGCAAACCGACTCCGAACCGACTCAACTCGACTTGATCGACTACGGCCAACACGCAGCCAAAACGCGAGCGATCGCCGCCGCGTCTTCAATTGCGAAAGGCCCGAGTCGCCGCGATGCTATCGAATTGCACGTTGCGGGATGTGGTGACCACGGGGCAACGCGATGGGAGATCTCGCAAGTGTTGGCGATTCCATACACGTCGGTTTGTGGTCCCGTGTTGGCATTGCTGACAACGGGACGCCTTCGCGAAACCGAACGCACTCGAGAGACGGCCTACGGCAAGCCTGCAACTGTCATCGTCTCGGGATTGATAGGAGGGCATGATGCCTAGACGCCCCTGGTTCCCGTTCAATCCAAGCGACTACTTAGCGGACACGCGGTTGCTGACTTTGGAGGCGCACGGGTTGTACTTTTTGTTGCTTCAACATCATTGGATCCAAGAGCGTTTACCAGACTGCCCGAAAGATCTCGCCAAACTTACCGGACAGGATCCACGAAGATTCAAGCGATGTTTCAAAGAGATTTCCCAGTACTTCGAAAGCGCTAACGGTTACCTAACCAACAAACGTATGGTGTCCGAAATCGAGAAGGCAAAGGAAAAGACCGAGAAAGCCAGGGGGTCCGCCGACGCACGTTGGCACGGCAACGATGCGAACGCAATGCGATCGCATGCCGCCCAAGAGTGCGAACGCAATGCTAACCAGAACCAACAACCAACATTAAATACGACGTACGTAGGCGCGACGACGAATTTTGAATTTGATGAAACGGTTGCTAGGGAAGTTGCCAGGTTCGTAGCTGGAAAGCTGAATCCTCGCACTGAAAAGAATCGTGAGATTTGTTGGCGGGCTGGCTATGTCGTCGCGACCGGGCACGTCACACGTGAAGTGATTGAAAACGCCTTGCGGGCTGTCGCGGAAGTTAGACCGAAAAACCCGTTTACGTATCTGTTTGGCTGCATTCGCCAACGCGCAGGCATACCTACGAAAGAGGTTGACGACGTTTGGAACAACGCCCCCGAAACACCGCCACGGAGAGTGAAAGGCGACCAGCCGCCGCCCTCTCCAAACAGCGATGCCGCGATGAACGCGCCACGCAACAAACTTGCAGACGACATTCGACGCATTGGCTAGCCCTGTTTTGACACCGCTCGCCTTCCAAGGTTATTCTCCATTCAGCCACGGCTAGGGGTTGCTCCCGAAAACTGGACTTCACCATCCGGCCCGCCGTGGCGTTTCAATTCTTTTGGTGAACGTGAAAGGTGAATCACGATGGCAACAATTCAAGCCGATCGAACGGACGGCAAACTTCGCTACCGAGTCTGTTTCCAGAGTACGGACGGACAACGCAAGCGTCTGAGGCTCGATAGCAAGACACGTAAACGCGACGCCGAAGGCATCGCCCGGAAGATCGAGGACCTGTTGTCGGTGAAGGCCAACAACGGAACAGTACCGCCGTCGGTGTTGGACTGGTTGGCCGGCGTTCCGTTATCGTTGCGGGTGAAGCTCCGGGACGCCAACTTGTTACCCGAACACGTTGCCGGGGCAATTGAGCGGATGACCGTTGCGGCCTGGTTCAAGCGATACTTGAAAGAACGCCCCGACATCAAAGCGGGCACCCGTGAACAGATTGAAATCAGCGGGCGGAACTTGGTTGCCTACCTGGGCGACGATAAG
It encodes:
- a CDS encoding helix-turn-helix domain-containing protein, giving the protein MAELTMSAADLDRLAEPIAERVWELLADRVGKPAAAAGPVVVDREALAGMLGVSTATIDRRTRAGLIPSIGDGNTRRFIVTDVLDAMKRQALREVATVKPPRVADATSTQPNNEAAGAASCRT
- a CDS encoding phage integrase SAM-like domain-containing protein, which codes for MSITPLQNCSEVGASTVLWLERARWPGRTCSQIATNFIGNHPGADGTIEHLGITARSLRKKFGDDKCIDTFNAGDAEDYRKWLQTKGNERKKYKTGLAMGTVRRRIGRVKPFFNAAIKHKIIVENPFAGEASASTGNPERLVMVPADWIEKCIRKALCEDWRIILAFARYAGMRSHETRIQKWEDIDLVNNIMMVRSHKTPPVRCCPIFPELRPHLLRAREMSPEGAVYVQTRYGHADNILTTLDKIISRAGLVPWEKPMQNLRATRETELLSHSPAKDVTSWLGNSPDVANKHYAMTMQASFDRAVTEGARIVGVTTLPPASPKPTPDYPNDMYADDVEVASETAPQKTPQNPPPPMQANGGNPETRKKPIEENPEYDRKLFNRLLVFRFKATPLGRLRISV
- a CDS encoding sulfatase, translating into MRHFCVICIVFASLADSAFGQVNAQPKQPNVLMVAVDDLNHWLTFMGRNPQAQTPNFDRLAKMGVAFTNAYCAVPACEPSRCALMGGRRPWTTGCYKNGDQWKKYHPAGDGMAAQFLNAGYKVFGAGKIYHSMGFHPSEWTDYMSKKGLSSHGPGVQKMDGYHNDKVHPNLKDDDLIDWHTTNYCIDRLNSESSQPFFIACGLYKPHLPFVAPRKYYDAFPLDSIQLPPHRENDLDDLPPAGLRMAGADKDHKKFLKSGRWKAAIQSYLATCAYTDMNLGRLLDAYENSPQKDNTILVLWTDHGWSLGEKQHWRKFALWEEPARTPMIWVVPGMTTSGTRCERTVDLMSVYPTLCKLAGVPIPDHVEGREITSLLKNPNAAWDFPAITTHGYENHAVRSEQYRYIRYANGDEELYDSQNDPYEYNNLAGKPELQIVKDDLAKWLPKDAAKPKR
- a CDS encoding DUF1559 domain-containing protein codes for the protein MLHSISWKRRTAFTLVELLVVIAIIGVLVGLLLPAVQAAREAARRMSCSNNFKQLGLAIHNYHSAYNRMPKHYGGTYQTIAGTAANTTAAATASAAAGTNRNELSVLVGLTPFIEQQGLWEQISNVFEVTVGSSPGTYFAPMGPDTNMILSGHAINQYDPWMTELPGLRCPSDPGRGLPASGRTNYAVSLGDSFRQSHVGPANQYGVVNEDRSILTRQCCRGVFVPRTFVKFRDILDGLSNSIMMGEIRTDLGDGHITTFVAKSGANLRTNPNVASVYIDPERPQYWLEGTNEASGRADNRRGYKWASGRMVHTAVHTILPPNRQCSTHQSGNVGDEGMMTVSSNHQGGAHILMADGAVTFVTDSIDAGSSTHSIVRPSGSAADPTLPAIPGSASPFGLWGALGTRANSEVINEEF
- a CDS encoding DUF1376 domain-containing protein — encoded protein: MMPRRPWFPFNPSDYLADTRLLTLEAHGLYFLLLQHHWIQERLPDCPKDLAKLTGQDPRRFKRCFKEISQYFESANGYLTNKRMVSEIEKAKEKTEKARGSADARWHGNDANAMRSHAAQECERNANQNQQPTLNTTYVGATTNFEFDETVAREVARFVAGKLNPRTEKNREICWRAGYVVATGHVTREVIENALRAVAEVRPKNPFTYLFGCIRQRAGIPTKEVDDVWNNAPETPPRRVKGDQPPPSPNSDAAMNAPRNKLADDIRRIG